A genome region from Nitrospira sp. includes the following:
- a CDS encoding efflux RND transporter periplasmic adaptor subunit, with protein sequence MQYRWPINGVLGVTILWMVLLGPQVSWPKEERSTPVLRGVNGALRGIVKARTQAVLYSQIQGRIGQIPVKEGQRFEKGAAMVEIDCEKYRAELAGALAEHEAKDKTFRNNKELTVLNAVSTLELEISEAEMKKAAASIRLAELNVRSCHIAAPFSGRVVAVLVNEYENVFPNDKLLSLLDDSSLEIELVLPSSTLGWLKRKSPFTFTIDETRREYTARVKEIGANVDPASQTIKVIGAFGSLPADVLAGMSGTAHFSSGPP encoded by the coding sequence ATGCAGTACCGCTGGCCGATTAACGGGGTTTTAGGAGTGACGATCCTGTGGATGGTGTTGCTTGGGCCGCAGGTGAGTTGGCCGAAGGAGGAACGATCGACCCCGGTACTACGAGGCGTGAATGGCGCGTTGCGCGGCATCGTGAAAGCCCGCACGCAGGCCGTGCTCTATTCCCAAATTCAAGGCCGGATCGGTCAGATTCCGGTGAAGGAAGGGCAACGGTTCGAGAAGGGGGCCGCCATGGTCGAAATCGACTGCGAGAAGTATCGTGCAGAATTGGCGGGGGCCTTGGCCGAACATGAAGCAAAAGACAAGACGTTCCGGAACAATAAGGAACTCACCGTACTGAATGCCGTGAGTACGCTGGAGCTGGAAATCTCCGAGGCCGAGATGAAGAAAGCCGCGGCGTCCATTCGTCTGGCGGAGCTGAATGTGCGGAGTTGTCATATCGCGGCGCCGTTTTCAGGCCGTGTGGTGGCGGTGCTGGTCAATGAGTATGAAAACGTCTTCCCCAACGACAAACTACTCAGTCTCCTGGATGACAGCAGCCTTGAAATCGAGTTGGTGTTGCCGTCCTCTACCTTGGGATGGTTGAAACGAAAGTCACCGTTTACCTTTACCATCGATGAAACGCGTCGGGAGTACACGGCGAGAGTGAAAGAGATCGGGGCGAATGTGGATCCGGCCAGCCAGACGATCAAGGTCATCGGCGCGTTCGGCTCGCTTCCCGCGGATGTGCTCGCCGGAATGAGCGGCACCGCACACTTTTCATCGGGGCCACCGTAA